In one window of Pseudoalteromonas sp. GCY DNA:
- a CDS encoding ABC transporter permease: MKYLDLFTDAIVQLKQHKLRTLLTLLGMIFGVGAVIAMLNIGEGAEREALKMIDSMGINNVIVSAKDIEENDLKEQRKHSQGLNLLDGQVIVDALPFVTDFSAERLVDTYQIFSEFGSFEGEAAGVTANYFSLAHYELAAGRLLNTEDSKEYRQVALLGANTAKTLFPLGSAVGQQVKINHLWFEVVGILQAPHLNKKEFQGVALGGEQSRIFVPLTTAIHRFNKGLLEPEVTELKLAIDKSQSPILASQAITNILTNRHSDIDDYRLTIPAALLAQQKQTQAIFNMVMSCVAGISLLVGGIGIMNIMLATVLERTKEIGLLRAIGATRKNIQVQFITESFTISILGGLLGVVFGILLSEIIAFYSNWAVSWSLSAIFLSFSICALVGLTFGVYPAIKASKLDPIEALQSD, from the coding sequence ATGAAATATTTAGATTTATTTACCGACGCCATTGTGCAATTAAAGCAACATAAGCTCAGAACCCTATTGACCTTGCTCGGGATGATTTTTGGTGTGGGTGCCGTTATTGCTATGTTAAACATAGGTGAAGGTGCTGAACGAGAAGCGCTTAAAATGATCGATTCTATGGGGATCAATAATGTTATTGTCAGCGCCAAAGACATTGAAGAGAATGACCTAAAAGAACAACGAAAACACTCGCAAGGTCTTAATCTATTAGACGGCCAAGTGATTGTCGACGCCCTGCCCTTTGTGACCGACTTTTCGGCAGAGCGATTGGTGGATACCTACCAGATATTTAGCGAATTCGGCAGCTTTGAAGGAGAAGCCGCGGGCGTAACAGCAAACTATTTTAGCCTTGCGCATTATGAACTCGCGGCGGGTCGCCTGCTAAATACAGAAGATAGCAAAGAATATAGGCAGGTTGCATTACTCGGCGCAAATACCGCAAAAACCCTCTTTCCCCTCGGGAGCGCTGTTGGGCAACAAGTAAAAATTAACCATTTATGGTTCGAGGTTGTTGGCATTTTGCAAGCACCGCACCTGAACAAAAAGGAGTTTCAAGGCGTTGCTCTAGGTGGTGAACAAAGCCGTATTTTTGTTCCGCTAACGACCGCCATTCATCGCTTTAATAAAGGATTACTTGAACCAGAGGTTACCGAACTGAAACTCGCTATCGACAAATCTCAGAGTCCAATTTTGGCATCTCAAGCTATCACTAACATATTAACCAATCGCCATAGCGATATTGATGACTATAGGCTAACCATTCCCGCAGCTTTGCTTGCTCAGCAAAAACAAACACAGGCTATTTTTAATATGGTGATGTCTTGCGTTGCGGGTATATCACTCCTTGTTGGTGGTATTGGTATTATGAATATCATGCTCGCAACCGTACTTGAACGAACCAAAGAAATCGGCTTACTACGCGCAATAGGCGCCACTCGGAAAAATATTCAAGTCCAGTTTATTACAGAGAGCTTTACCATCTCGATATTAGGCGGACTACTCGGTGTGGTGTTTGGTATTTTACTGTCAGAGATAATTGCATTTTACTCAAATTGGGCGGTGTCTTGGTCTCTAAGTGCTATTTTCCTATCTTTTAGTATTTGTGCCTTAGTCGGTTTAACATTTGGGGTATATCCAGCCATTAAGGCTTCAAAGCTAGACCCAATCGAAGCGCTGCAAAGTGACTAA